Proteins from a genomic interval of Beijerinckia indica subsp. indica ATCC 9039:
- a CDS encoding SEL1-like repeat protein, translated as MEERAQRAWAFAHNRGMIRALENRRDREWEMVASLSCSGEDGFLPFDEWQAVRSDGHGLQSDELRRETTLGADFKTGRGLPEGQASLEGLWSELESELLAFARRRGHAFASSGRVGVDHRQNAAKGPGASSTASAAQSASLSDLRDDVGQLAGQLDAMRQEADRRDSLLRSQAERIGDIGRFRKEISDLTSRLGAFAPLEALRELDREIKAIAQRFEKLGETESDATPILRLRQQLHEIRELITAMASLAENTVRQKPAADLEVLRGTLNDPVRAESLQKIETQIEVLGQRVDTAIAQAETSGQYAALARQIEAVKHQLTARIDANATLSAPHTQQLEQLVRVLADKMDSLPDPRKSEQKFEVLQSELVRIDNRLDQSDKIIASLAAMEMTITRLSAEMGVIKGSLRQSAEAAARQVIEELRQTSSTEPLIPADLENEIEKRFERTEVMIRDGLERLASRLTDLETVTHLARGPVTQAGSLGSLLAPIFAPASEGQGETASVFNISLDKAPGSVREDLDPWRSERVSSVRGSVSAGQKVLPRAETGPVPLQGERRARQENKGPTLVEDELLEPGSGRPLLLRSSGMKKGTFKDRESEAIAGPKARMKQGESVPKGADKLVLPPSREQSTSFDRMIRLLKSARHLVRGRLVLFSLAGLFSLAVLDGLVHAIGSMDQRNNAGHAEQSGPAKTANFVETSPQSSAPAATIPATTQKTSETPAAAKSSINKVGALAFSTREDILRLFRLGEAGHAGAQYHLALLLQEGTAHAEGNDQATDLRAAAFWYGKAADQGLAPAQYRLGLLYEKGFGVDRDLHKATDLYRQAAEQGNTRAMHNLAVLSAESENGPPDYAASVKWFTKAAEYGLRDSQYNCAILLARGLGAPRNLVQAYAWFAIAAAQGDEEAGRKRDEVARHLSTEDYTAGKTIVAAYRPQPSKMAANEVSMPSGDGEQGSRQAEVMKPSLSGL; from the coding sequence TTGGAAGAACGGGCTCAGAGGGCTTGGGCTTTCGCGCATAATAGAGGAATGATCCGGGCGCTCGAGAATCGCCGTGACCGGGAATGGGAAATGGTCGCCAGTCTTTCCTGCTCCGGAGAGGATGGATTTCTTCCGTTCGATGAATGGCAGGCGGTACGCTCGGATGGCCATGGGTTGCAAAGTGACGAGTTGCGTCGGGAGACGACTTTGGGAGCGGATTTCAAGACCGGTCGCGGATTGCCAGAGGGTCAGGCTTCTCTCGAAGGCCTGTGGAGCGAACTTGAATCGGAATTACTGGCCTTCGCCCGCCGTCGTGGCCATGCTTTCGCTTCCAGCGGCCGGGTCGGCGTGGATCATCGGCAGAACGCGGCAAAAGGACCGGGCGCGAGTAGCACCGCCTCAGCAGCCCAGAGCGCTTCTTTGTCGGACTTACGGGATGATGTCGGTCAACTCGCTGGTCAACTCGATGCCATGCGGCAGGAAGCGGATCGTCGCGACAGCCTGTTGCGGAGCCAGGCGGAACGCATTGGCGACATCGGGCGGTTTCGCAAGGAAATCAGCGATCTGACGAGCCGGCTCGGTGCTTTCGCGCCGCTGGAGGCCTTGCGTGAACTTGACCGGGAAATCAAGGCTATTGCCCAACGGTTTGAAAAATTAGGGGAAACCGAGAGCGACGCCACCCCGATACTGCGCTTGCGGCAGCAATTGCATGAAATTCGCGAACTCATCACGGCCATGGCGAGCCTTGCGGAAAATACGGTTCGGCAAAAGCCGGCCGCTGATCTGGAAGTCTTGCGAGGGACGTTGAACGATCCGGTCCGTGCGGAATCGCTGCAGAAGATCGAGACCCAGATCGAGGTTTTGGGGCAAAGGGTCGATACAGCCATCGCGCAGGCGGAAACATCCGGGCAATATGCCGCCCTGGCGCGGCAGATCGAGGCCGTCAAACACCAATTGACGGCGCGCATCGACGCCAATGCCACGCTCAGCGCGCCGCATACGCAACAACTCGAACAATTGGTGCGTGTGCTGGCCGACAAAATGGATTCCTTGCCCGATCCGCGCAAGAGCGAACAGAAGTTCGAGGTTCTTCAATCCGAACTCGTCCGGATCGACAATCGCCTCGACCAAAGTGACAAGATCATCGCCTCTCTGGCGGCCATGGAAATGACCATTACGCGGCTTTCCGCCGAGATGGGCGTGATCAAGGGCTCGTTGCGGCAATCTGCCGAAGCGGCCGCGCGTCAGGTCATTGAAGAGCTTCGGCAGACATCCTCCACGGAACCTCTGATTCCGGCTGATTTGGAAAACGAGATCGAAAAACGGTTCGAGCGCACCGAGGTCATGATCCGCGATGGCCTGGAGAGACTTGCCAGCCGGCTGACCGATCTTGAAACCGTTACACATCTGGCTCGAGGCCCTGTGACACAGGCCGGGTCCCTGGGATCATTGCTGGCGCCGATCTTTGCACCCGCCAGCGAGGGGCAAGGGGAAACAGCCAGTGTTTTTAATATTTCCCTCGACAAGGCTCCGGGATCGGTGCGGGAAGACCTTGACCCCTGGCGTTCTGAGCGGGTCTCCTCGGTACGCGGTTCTGTCTCGGCAGGCCAGAAAGTTTTGCCTCGTGCGGAGACAGGGCCGGTTCCCCTTCAAGGTGAACGCCGGGCCAGGCAAGAGAACAAGGGCCCCACGCTGGTCGAGGATGAATTGCTCGAACCGGGCAGCGGCCGTCCCCTCTTGTTGCGCTCCAGCGGAATGAAGAAAGGGACTTTCAAGGATCGTGAATCCGAGGCGATCGCGGGGCCCAAGGCCAGAATGAAGCAAGGGGAATCCGTGCCGAAGGGTGCGGACAAACTGGTCCTTCCGCCTTCGCGAGAGCAATCCACCTCTTTTGATCGGATGATCCGTCTGCTCAAAAGCGCCCGCCATTTGGTCCGGGGACGGCTAGTCTTGTTTTCGCTCGCGGGACTTTTCTCCCTGGCCGTCCTGGATGGATTGGTGCATGCCATCGGGAGCATGGATCAGCGGAACAATGCGGGCCATGCGGAACAATCCGGTCCGGCCAAGACCGCGAATTTTGTGGAAACCTCGCCGCAGTCCTCAGCGCCAGCCGCCACAATTCCGGCCACGACCCAGAAAACATCCGAAACCCCTGCCGCAGCCAAATCCAGCATAAATAAAGTGGGGGCGCTGGCCTTTTCGACACGGGAAGACATTCTGCGCCTCTTCCGCTTGGGTGAAGCCGGCCATGCCGGCGCGCAATATCATCTTGCCTTGCTCTTGCAGGAAGGCACGGCCCATGCGGAAGGAAATGACCAGGCGACGGATCTGCGCGCCGCCGCTTTTTGGTACGGGAAAGCCGCTGACCAGGGTCTCGCCCCGGCGCAATATCGGCTAGGCCTGCTCTACGAAAAAGGCTTCGGCGTAGACCGCGATCTTCACAAGGCGACGGATCTTTATCGCCAGGCGGCGGAGCAGGGCAATACACGCGCCATGCATAATCTTGCTGTCCTCTCGGCCGAATCCGAAAATGGTCCGCCTGATTATGCGGCCTCTGTCAAATGGTTCACCAAGGCCGCCGAATATGGCCTGCGCGACAGCCAGTATAATTGTGCGATATTGCTCGCCCGGGGGCTCGGCGCGCCGCGCAATCTGGTTCAGGCCTATGCCTGGTTCGCCATTGCGGCGGCTCAGGGAGACGAGGAAGCCGGTCGCAAGCGCGATGAAGTGGCGCGGCATCTTTCAACGGAAGATTACACAGCGGGCAAAACCATAGTCGCCGCATACAGGCCCCAGCCGTCCAAAATGGCGGCTAATGAAGTGTCTATGCCTTCAGGCGATGGGGAGCAGGGATCGCGCCAGGCCGAGGTGATGAAGCCGAGCCTTTCTGGTCTGTGA
- the kdpA gene encoding potassium-transporting ATPase subunit KdpA, with product MNWQGWAEIAFILGLTVALGWPLGLFLARLWEGEQTWLDPVLKPVERLVYRACGIDPRQSQTWSSYALALLAFSAASFILLYAILRLQGWLPLNPQGFAGLPPHLAFNTAISFVSNTNWQSYVPEATVSAFSQMAGLTSHNFLSAAAGIAVAAAVTRAFAANREEGLGNFWVDLTRVSLYLLLPLSIVIALVFVALGEPQTLSAHVTATTLEGVQQTIALFPTASQEAIKQLGTNGGGIFNANSAHPFENPNPLTNLIEIVEMNVLGFACVVAFGRLVSARRDARALITVMAIFVAVAASVIYWTETRPAPALVGAQAEASVNMEGKEVRFGAPATAIWTAATTGASDGGVNAMFDSFMPLGGGMAMFMIQLGEILPGGVGSGLYGMIVLALIAVFVAGLMVGRTPEYLGKKVEAREVKYAMLAVLILPLAILGFSAAAAVLPVALEGLANTGAHGLSEILYAYSSATGNNGSAFAGFSANTPWWNTTLGIAMLLGRFGYVIPVLAIAGSLAAKPKLTVTAGTFPTDGPLFIGLLIGVILILGGLQFFPALALGPIVEHFQVLQALAR from the coding sequence ATGAATTGGCAAGGCTGGGCGGAGATCGCCTTCATCCTGGGCCTTACGGTCGCTCTTGGCTGGCCGCTCGGTCTCTTTCTGGCGCGATTATGGGAGGGGGAGCAGACCTGGCTCGATCCTGTTCTTAAACCTGTCGAGCGGCTGGTCTATCGAGCTTGCGGCATCGATCCCCGGCAGTCACAGACCTGGTCCTCTTATGCTCTGGCGCTGCTGGCCTTCAGTGCGGCAAGCTTCATTCTGCTCTACGCGATTCTGCGATTGCAGGGGTGGCTCCCGTTGAACCCGCAGGGTTTTGCCGGCCTCCCACCGCATTTGGCCTTCAATACGGCCATCAGCTTTGTCTCCAACACCAATTGGCAGTCCTATGTTCCCGAGGCCACGGTCTCGGCCTTCTCCCAGATGGCGGGGCTGACGTCGCATAATTTTCTTTCTGCCGCCGCCGGTATTGCCGTGGCCGCCGCCGTGACACGCGCCTTTGCCGCCAACCGGGAAGAGGGACTCGGCAATTTCTGGGTCGATCTCACCCGGGTCAGTCTCTACCTGCTGTTGCCTTTATCGATCGTGATCGCTTTGGTCTTCGTGGCGCTTGGCGAGCCCCAGACTTTGTCGGCCCATGTCACCGCCACCACGCTGGAAGGCGTGCAGCAGACGATTGCGCTGTTTCCGACAGCCAGCCAGGAAGCCATCAAGCAACTGGGCACCAATGGCGGTGGTATTTTCAATGCCAATTCCGCCCACCCGTTCGAAAATCCCAATCCACTCACCAATCTGATCGAGATCGTGGAGATGAATGTGCTGGGCTTTGCCTGTGTGGTCGCGTTTGGCCGCCTGGTGAGTGCCCGCCGGGATGCGCGCGCCTTGATCACGGTCATGGCAATCTTTGTGGCCGTCGCTGCTTCCGTCATTTACTGGACCGAAACGCGTCCAGCCCCGGCCCTTGTTGGCGCGCAAGCCGAAGCGAGCGTGAACATGGAGGGCAAGGAGGTCCGTTTTGGTGCCCCCGCGACAGCGATCTGGACAGCGGCGACAACTGGCGCCTCCGATGGCGGTGTCAATGCCATGTTTGACAGTTTCATGCCGCTTGGCGGCGGTATGGCGATGTTCATGATCCAGCTCGGCGAAATCCTGCCGGGCGGTGTCGGCTCCGGCCTTTATGGCATGATCGTGCTGGCGCTGATCGCTGTCTTCGTGGCCGGGCTGATGGTCGGGCGCACACCGGAATATCTTGGCAAGAAGGTGGAAGCGCGTGAAGTCAAATATGCCATGCTGGCGGTTCTGATCCTGCCCTTAGCGATCCTGGGCTTCTCGGCCGCGGCTGCTGTGCTGCCCGTAGCGCTCGAGGGGCTTGCCAATACCGGCGCGCATGGCTTGTCGGAAATCCTCTATGCCTATTCCTCGGCAACGGGGAATAATGGTTCCGCTTTCGCCGGTTTTTCAGCCAACACGCCATGGTGGAATACGACGCTCGGCATTGCCATGCTGCTCGGCCGTTTCGGCTATGTGATCCCGGTCCTCGCCATTGCGGGCTCCCTTGCGGCCAAGCCGAAACTCACCGTCACCGCTGGCACGTTCCCGACAGACGGGCCGCTGTTCATTGGCCTCTTGATTGGGGTGATCTTGATCCTGGGAGGCCTGCAATTCTTTCCGGCCCTCGCGCTTGGCCCGATCGTCGAGCACTTCCAGGTGCTTCAGGCGCTCGCCCGCTAA
- the kdpB gene encoding potassium-transporting ATPase subunit KdpB: MLSSSHALSHAVPKHPLNFSRAALDAFRKLDPRALTGNPVILTTEIVAFLSTVSAVAAISAGTSAVFILQIALWLWATVLFANFAEAVAEGRGKAQADALRATRVTTIAKVIVDEAKGFIVPLPVNELLPGAIVLVEAGDVIPADGEIIEGVASVNEAAITGESAPVIRESGGDRSAVTGGTTVISDWIKVRITSQPGSTFLDRMIAMVEGADRRKTPNEIALAVLLAGLTLIFLIAVVSLVGLGHYSGVDLNPVVLGALFVTLIPTTIGGLLSAVGIAGMDRLLKVNVLATSGRAVEAAGDIDTLLLDKTGTITFGNRMATEVIPTPGLRAEVAMRAALMASLADETPEGRSIITLAGQQGVTAEMPVGAKAIAFSAHTRQSGLEAEGQVWRKGAVDAVLKDLHLDETMLPTAFRASVERIARSGGTPLAVAENGKLVGVIHLKDVVKPGVKERFADLRRMGVRTVMITGDNPITAAAIASESGVDDFLAEATPEDKLRMINAEQGKGRLVAMCGDGANDAPALAQADVGVAMQTGAQAAREAGNMVDLDSDPTKIIEIVEVGKQLLITRGALTTFSIANDVAKYFAIIPAMFVVSLPALGSLNIMGLASPQSAILSAVIFNAIIIVMLIPLALRGVRYRAIGAGRLLARNLLLYGAGGLVAPFIGIKTIDLILSAIGFV; the protein is encoded by the coding sequence ATGCTTTCCTCGAGTCACGCTTTGAGCCACGCTGTGCCAAAGCACCCTCTCAATTTTAGCCGTGCCGCCCTCGATGCCTTCCGCAAGCTCGATCCGCGTGCCCTAACGGGCAATCCGGTGATCCTGACGACCGAGATTGTTGCCTTTCTCTCGACCGTCTCGGCTGTTGCCGCGATCAGTGCCGGAACATCCGCCGTCTTCATTCTCCAGATCGCCCTCTGGCTCTGGGCGACCGTGCTTTTCGCGAATTTTGCGGAAGCCGTCGCCGAAGGGCGTGGCAAGGCGCAGGCCGATGCGCTTCGCGCCACGCGCGTGACGACGATCGCGAAAGTCATCGTCGATGAGGCGAAGGGTTTCATCGTACCGCTCCCGGTGAATGAACTATTGCCCGGTGCCATCGTTTTGGTCGAGGCGGGCGATGTCATTCCAGCGGATGGCGAAATCATTGAGGGTGTCGCTTCGGTGAATGAAGCTGCCATTACGGGCGAGTCGGCGCCGGTGATCCGCGAAAGCGGTGGCGATCGCTCCGCCGTGACGGGTGGCACGACGGTCATATCGGACTGGATCAAGGTGAGGATCACCTCGCAGCCTGGGTCCACTTTTCTCGACCGCATGATCGCCATGGTCGAAGGCGCGGACCGGCGCAAGACGCCGAACGAGATCGCGCTGGCCGTGCTTTTGGCTGGTTTGACGCTGATCTTCCTCATCGCCGTGGTAAGCTTGGTCGGTCTTGGTCATTATTCCGGGGTCGATCTCAACCCCGTCGTGCTGGGCGCGCTTTTCGTGACGCTGATCCCCACGACCATTGGCGGCTTGCTCAGCGCGGTGGGCATTGCCGGCATGGACCGCCTGCTCAAGGTCAATGTTCTCGCAACCTCCGGGCGTGCCGTGGAAGCGGCCGGTGACATCGACACGCTTCTGCTCGACAAGACCGGCACCATTACCTTTGGCAATCGCATGGCGACGGAGGTGATTCCAACGCCCGGCCTTCGCGCGGAGGTGGCGATGCGCGCGGCCCTGATGGCGTCCTTGGCGGATGAGACGCCGGAAGGCCGCTCGATCATCACTTTGGCAGGCCAGCAAGGCGTCACAGCCGAAATGCCCGTCGGCGCCAAGGCGATCGCTTTTAGCGCACATACCCGCCAGTCCGGCCTCGAGGCCGAAGGGCAGGTCTGGCGCAAGGGCGCGGTGGACGCCGTCCTCAAGGATCTCCATCTCGATGAAACGATGCTGCCAACGGCCTTCAGGGCATCGGTGGAGCGGATCGCCCGTTCAGGCGGCACGCCGCTCGCTGTCGCCGAGAATGGCAAACTGGTGGGGGTGATCCACCTCAAGGATGTCGTCAAACCGGGCGTCAAGGAACGCTTTGCCGACCTGCGCCGCATGGGTGTGCGCACGGTCATGATCACGGGTGATAATCCGATCACAGCCGCCGCCATCGCTTCGGAATCTGGTGTCGATGATTTTCTTGCCGAGGCCACGCCCGAGGATAAATTGCGGATGATCAATGCCGAACAGGGCAAGGGACGCCTCGTTGCCATGTGTGGTGACGGTGCCAATGATGCCCCAGCTCTGGCCCAGGCCGATGTCGGTGTCGCCATGCAGACTGGCGCGCAAGCCGCCCGGGAAGCTGGCAATATGGTCGATCTCGACAGTGATCCGACCAAGATCATCGAGATCGTGGAAGTCGGCAAACAGCTTCTCATCACACGCGGCGCACTGACGACCTTTTCCATCGCCAATGATGTCGCGAAATATTTCGCGATCATTCCGGCCATGTTCGTGGTGTCCCTGCCGGCGCTCGGTAGCTTGAACATCATGGGGCTCGCAAGTCCTCAAAGCGCGATCCTCTCCGCCGTGATTTTCAATGCGATCATCATCGTCATGCTGATTCCGCTGGCCCTGAGGGGTGTCCGCTATCGCGCCATTGGCGCTGGCCGGTTGCTGGCCCGCAATCTTCTTCTCTATGGCGCGGGTGGCCTTGTCGCTCCCTTCATCGGTATCAAAACGATCGACCTGATCCTTTCGGCGATCGGCTTTGTTTGA
- the kdpC gene encoding potassium-transporting ATPase subunit KdpC, with product MLQHIRPAFISLILFTLLFGLIYPLTVTGIAQFVFPDQASGSLIFQGDQVVGSRLIGQAFHRPEYLHPRPSIAGDGYDASASSGSNLGPLNPDLVKQVTERAAAIRVENQDQEAVIPADAVTASGSGLDPEISPAYAGLQAKRVASARAMPVVEVERIVAENTQPAFLGFIGQPRVNVLAVNLALDARFPIQRPPMP from the coding sequence ATGCTCCAGCACATTCGTCCCGCATTCATCTCGCTGATCTTGTTCACCCTCCTGTTCGGTCTCATCTATCCATTGACCGTGACCGGCATTGCGCAATTCGTGTTTCCCGATCAGGCATCGGGAAGCCTGATTTTCCAAGGCGATCAGGTTGTCGGCTCGCGGCTCATCGGCCAAGCCTTCCATCGGCCTGAATATCTCCATCCGCGTCCCTCGATCGCCGGTGATGGTTATGATGCCAGTGCGTCATCCGGATCCAATTTGGGGCCGCTCAATCCTGACCTTGTGAAACAAGTCACGGAACGGGCGGCGGCGATCCGGGTCGAAAATCAGGATCAGGAGGCCGTGATCCCCGCCGATGCGGTGACCGCATCGGGTTCCGGTCTCGATCCGGAGATTTCGCCGGCCTATGCGGGCCTGCAAGCGAAACGCGTTGCCTCGGCGAGAGCCATGCCCGTGGTTGAAGTCGAGCGCATCGTGGCCGAGAATACACAACCGGCTTTTCTCGGATTTATCGGCCAGCCGCGCGTCAACGTGTTGGCGGTCAACCTCGCTCTTGATGCCCGCTTTCCCATCCAGAGGCCGCCAATGCCATGA
- a CDS encoding sensor histidine kinase, with product MKEQPTHSEPNALMVKTGNVRRGRLKVFLGMSPGVGKTYEMLRAARRRKAEGGDVVIGVVETHGRRETEALLRGLEILSRRPIDYRDRSFLEFDIDAALARKPALLLIDEYAHSNVPGSRHPKRWQDVQEVLAVGIDVWTTLNVQHLESLVDVVWKITGVRQRETVPDSALSNADEIEVVDITPSELRQRLAAGKVYVPETAQLASEKFFKPENLTALRELALRRAAQTIDDQLMGEMKRAGVEGPWAAGERILVLIGADTMAHSLIRAARRLSDMMMNAPWTVAHVEIANRAPPDTVSVARLNEAFKLAEQLGGSTVVLTGNDLIDSAFAYARQSNITQIMVGKSRRVWWWKWRNRSLAHALLDKATGVALHVITEAAPDHLMPPVPPARPVQNRWSDYVLGIGLVAAATFLSYFLDRAFEHTDLGMIFLSAVLAVGVLFGLRPALVAATLAFLTYNFLFLDPRYSFAIGSPTDVLTLLVFLAVALATGGLAGRVRDQASATARRASAISALLAASRRLSAVSTKDEAAKALAEQVSAAARGKAVVLLPIAETIAPAATASTTTPLSTADMGTADMAAARWAWEKGESAGAGTGTLPNAAWTFRPLQGLRTRSGVVGIEAKATSQEDERFVAALLDQGAVALERAELAAKAAEAEAWKRSDQLRSALLNSISHDLRTPLSTVLGSATTLIDYGKTLDSAVSVDLLESIREEAERLNRYVGNLLNMTRLEGGALNPRSEWTDVRDVLNAAAQRVSRRLGKRKLVTDYPPTLSPITTDAALLEQAVVNILENAIAYSPDDTDVEIAVYEDPRNIVISIEDEGRGIPTAELSRVFEKFRRMEEISDRGKGVGLGLSISKGFVDAMGGRIAAASPIHGDKGTRVLISLPKMAVIPQGST from the coding sequence ATGAAGGAGCAGCCCACGCATTCCGAGCCCAATGCCTTGATGGTCAAAACTGGCAATGTCCGGCGCGGCCGGTTGAAAGTGTTTCTGGGCATGTCCCCTGGCGTGGGCAAGACCTATGAAATGCTACGGGCCGCGAGACGCCGCAAGGCCGAAGGCGGTGACGTCGTGATCGGTGTCGTGGAGACCCATGGGCGGCGAGAGACCGAAGCCTTGCTGCGTGGTCTTGAAATTCTTTCCCGCCGGCCGATCGATTATCGTGACCGCTCCTTCCTCGAGTTCGACATTGACGCGGCGCTGGCACGCAAGCCAGCGCTTTTGCTTATTGATGAATACGCGCATTCCAACGTGCCCGGATCGCGGCATCCGAAACGCTGGCAGGATGTGCAGGAGGTGCTTGCGGTTGGCATCGATGTCTGGACGACGCTGAATGTTCAGCATCTTGAAAGCCTCGTCGATGTCGTCTGGAAGATTACCGGAGTGCGTCAGCGCGAGACGGTGCCGGATTCGGCGCTCTCCAATGCCGATGAAATCGAGGTTGTGGACATCACGCCAAGTGAGTTGCGCCAGCGTCTCGCCGCGGGAAAAGTCTATGTGCCGGAGACGGCGCAACTCGCTTCGGAAAAATTCTTCAAGCCCGAGAATCTGACTGCCCTGCGAGAGCTTGCGCTCCGCCGCGCCGCGCAGACGATCGATGATCAGCTCATGGGAGAGATGAAACGCGCTGGCGTGGAAGGGCCTTGGGCGGCAGGCGAGCGCATCCTCGTCCTGATCGGTGCCGATACCATGGCCCATTCGCTCATCCGCGCCGCGCGCCGCCTGTCCGACATGATGATGAATGCGCCATGGACGGTCGCTCATGTCGAAATAGCCAACCGGGCTCCCCCTGATACGGTGTCCGTCGCGCGTCTCAATGAGGCGTTCAAGCTGGCTGAACAACTGGGCGGGTCCACCGTGGTCTTGACCGGCAATGACCTAATCGACTCCGCTTTCGCCTATGCACGGCAAAGCAACATCACTCAGATCATGGTTGGTAAGTCGCGGCGCGTCTGGTGGTGGAAATGGCGCAACCGCTCACTGGCCCATGCACTGCTCGACAAGGCAACGGGTGTCGCTCTGCATGTCATTACTGAAGCAGCGCCCGATCACCTCATGCCACCTGTGCCGCCCGCGCGACCTGTCCAGAATCGATGGAGCGATTATGTCCTGGGCATTGGACTTGTGGCTGCGGCGACATTCCTTTCCTATTTCCTCGACCGCGCTTTTGAACATACCGATCTCGGCATGATCTTCCTATCGGCGGTGCTGGCCGTCGGCGTGCTCTTTGGCTTGCGTCCCGCGCTTGTGGCGGCCACGCTCGCCTTTCTAACCTATAATTTTTTGTTCCTTGATCCACGCTATAGTTTCGCGATTGGTTCTCCGACTGATGTGCTGACGCTTCTGGTTTTTCTGGCCGTGGCCCTTGCAACCGGAGGACTTGCGGGCCGTGTGCGGGATCAGGCGAGCGCCACGGCGCGGCGTGCATCGGCTATTTCCGCCCTTCTTGCCGCCAGCCGTCGCTTGTCCGCCGTCTCCACGAAAGACGAAGCCGCCAAGGCCCTGGCAGAGCAAGTGTCCGCCGCCGCGCGCGGCAAGGCCGTCGTTTTGCTCCCGATCGCGGAAACGATCGCGCCGGCTGCGACTGCATCGACAACCACGCCGTTAAGCACGGCGGATATGGGGACGGCCGATATGGCGGCCGCTCGCTGGGCCTGGGAGAAAGGCGAGAGCGCGGGCGCTGGCACCGGTACATTACCAAATGCGGCCTGGACATTTCGGCCCTTGCAGGGTTTGCGGACCCGTTCAGGTGTTGTTGGAATCGAAGCCAAGGCGACCTCTCAGGAAGACGAGAGATTTGTCGCCGCTTTGCTGGACCAGGGCGCCGTTGCCCTCGAGCGTGCCGAACTTGCCGCCAAGGCTGCGGAAGCGGAGGCGTGGAAACGCTCGGACCAGTTGCGCTCGGCGCTCTTGAATTCAATCAGCCATGATTTGCGCACACCCCTCTCCACGGTGCTTGGTTCCGCGACGACGCTCATCGATTATGGCAAGACGCTTGACTCCGCTGTCAGCGTTGATCTTCTTGAAAGCATTCGGGAAGAGGCTGAGCGGCTGAACCGCTATGTCGGTAATCTTTTGAACATGACCCGTCTCGAAGGCGGAGCACTGAATCCGAGAAGCGAATGGACTGATGTGCGCGACGTTCTCAATGCCGCCGCGCAACGTGTGAGCCGGCGTCTTGGCAAACGCAAGCTTGTGACAGATTATCCGCCAACCCTTTCACCGATCACTACCGATGCGGCTTTACTGGAGCAAGCAGTCGTGAATATTCTTGAAAATGCGATCGCTTACAGCCCAGATGATACCGATGTCGAAATCGCCGTCTATGAGGACCCTCGCAATATCGTCATCAGTATCGAGGATGAAGGGCGTGGCATTCCGACTGCGGAACTCTCGCGCGTCTTCGAGAAATTCCGGCGAATGGAAGAAATCAGCGATCGCGGCAAGGGCGTCGGTCTTGGACTTTCGATCTCGAAGGGTTTCGTCGATGCAATGGGGGGCCGCATCGCCGCTGCCAGTCCCATCCATGGCGATAAAGGCACCCGTGTTTTGATTAGCCTTCCAAAGATGGCTGTGATTCCGCAAGGCAGCACATGA
- a CDS encoding response regulator, translating to MNAFRPRVLVIDDEPQIHRFLRPALDAAGYEPVRADNATDGLKEIARKVPDAVVLDLGLPDMDGKDVLQKARDFYDGPIIILSARDRETEKITALDMGADDYVEKPFGIGELLARLRVAMRHRLIRNEASPVVQAGDVSVDLVNRLVTRGGEVIRLSPKEYDLLAKLLEAGGKVVTHKQLLTAVWGPAHAEDVQYLRVFVGQLRQKLENDPASPKLITTEPGVGYRFYIP from the coding sequence ATGAATGCGTTTCGGCCCCGGGTTCTTGTTATTGACGATGAGCCGCAGATTCATCGCTTTTTGCGGCCAGCTCTGGATGCGGCGGGCTATGAGCCGGTCCGTGCCGATAATGCCACTGATGGTCTCAAGGAAATAGCCCGCAAGGTTCCCGATGCGGTCGTGCTCGATCTTGGTCTGCCCGACATGGACGGCAAGGACGTTTTGCAAAAAGCGCGCGATTTCTATGATGGTCCGATCATCATTCTGTCCGCTCGCGATCGCGAGACGGAAAAGATTACCGCTCTCGATATGGGTGCGGATGATTATGTGGAAAAGCCTTTTGGCATCGGCGAGTTGCTGGCGCGTTTGCGCGTTGCGATGCGCCACAGATTGATCCGGAATGAAGCCTCGCCAGTCGTACAAGCCGGAGACGTTTCGGTTGATCTTGTGAACCGGCTTGTCACACGGGGTGGCGAGGTGATCCGCCTTTCTCCCAAGGAATATGATCTGCTGGCCAAACTGCTTGAAGCGGGTGGCAAGGTCGTCACCCACAAACAGCTTCTCACGGCGGTGTGGGGACCGGCCCATGCGGAAGACGTGCAATATCTCCGTGTATTCGTTGGTCAGCTCAGGCAAAAGTTGGAGAACGATCCTGCATCACCCAAATTGATCACGACCGAACCGGGCGTGGGCTACCGCTTTTATATCCCTTAA